The genomic stretch CGGTGATGACGGTGGGACGGCCGCCGTGGTTGCCCTTGCGGGCTGCGGCGTCCAGGCCTTCCAGCGTCGCCTCGCGGATCGCTTCTCGCTCGGTCTCGGCCATGGCGGCGAAGAACGCGAAAAGCATGCGGCCGGGCCCGGCCGGGTCGTAGATTCCGGCGAGGGGGCGGCGAGCATTTCCAGGACCAGGCCGTACACGGTGAGGATGACGCGGCAGTGCGGAGCGTGGGCCTTGATCTGCCGGGCGGTGGCCAGGGCCTTCTCGAACGCGGGGCGGACCTTGAGGCGGTTGGAGATCTTCTCGCTGAAGATCTTGTCGCGGCTGATGCCGTGCGCGGTCAGGGCGTCCAGCTGTGACTGAAGTTCCTGGATGAGGGAGGAGCAGCGCGCGTAGCCGATGCGGATGTCGGCCGAGGGCCGATCGGGGTCGATGGGGGCGGGCGGCGGGGTGCCGGGCCGTCAGGGCTGGCCTGGTCCGTGGTCGGCGGGAGTTTGGACGCGCAGCCGTTTGGCCTGCCGGGGGCCTTGGTGAAGCGGCCGGTGTGGTAGGTGCCGGCGACGGCGCCGGACCGTGACCGGCAGGGCGATCCGGGCTGGACGTGGCATCGCGGACAGGGGTGACGTTAGACCTCATCGGCGTCACAGGTGACGTCGTCGGCAGTACCGGAATCGGCGGCGGATACGGCGCTCATTCGGGGCTGGGAGAGGTCGACCGTGCCCCGAATCCTCTCACAAACATTTCTCAGAACCGCCTCGATCGGGAACTTGAGTGAGAACGAGTTGTGAGAAGGATTCGAGACCTCCGGCCATCCCCTGAGACGCACGTTGATGATCTTCTATCGGAATCGCTCGTTTGTGAGAGCTGTTTGCGTCACCCGATCAACCTGCGTGCCTCCTCATGGTCTCGCGGTGGTGCTGATCGGGCAGCCGATTCCAATCGATATGGCTGTCATTCGGCAGGGCAGGTGGTACCCGGCTTGGGCAGCCTCAGGTCGGTCAGGTACGTGGTGGCGTGTTGGATAGGGCACGTCTTGCCCGACAGGTACATGACATGGCCGGGCCCGTCGTAGCCGACGGTCACTGATCCCGGGATCATCCTGGTGAAGCTCTCGGTCCATGCGTAGTCGCCCCACGTGCTGCCGACTCCCAGGAATGGCGGCAGGCCACGAGTCAGCAGGGGGCGGGAAGGGTTGGCGACCGGTAGCGGCCAACCGGTGCATCCGAGCGCGTCGAATGACGCTCCCCCGAAGTTCGGCGAGATCTTCTCCGCCTGACGGCGGAACTTCCGCAGCTGCGCGTAGCTGCTGTAGCCACGGTCATCTGCGCACGTCATCGCCAGCGCTCCGGGCGCGGCCCAGATCCGCGCGTTGCCGAGAGCGAAATCGGCGAAACCGGACCCGTCCCCGCCCCGGGCCTTGTTGACCGCCTCGGCGAAGGCCAGCCACCGCGAGTTGTTCGGTCCGGGGTCGCCGATGAAGCCGAAACTCCTCAGATGCCATCCGGTCAGCTCGCCCTTGCCGAACTCGGACGACGTGACCGGGATCGGCCTGCGATCGGCGTCTCGAATGAGCTTGCGCCAGACCGCCCCGGCGTCCTGTCCGTGCAACGCGCAGGCGGGGGTGTCCGCACACCAGGTGGTGAATCTGGTGAAGACCCGTTCCAGGACGGGCAGAGTCCGCAGCGTCTGGTCGCGCCAGCCGTCGACCTGGTTGATCGTCCCGTCGAGGTACATGGCTCGGATGCGCTGCGGGAACAGCCGGGCATAGGCGGCGGCGGGCACCCCTCCGTAGGAGTTGGCCATGAAGCTCAGCCGTTCCTCGCCCAGAGCCTCGCGAACCGCGTCCATGTCTCTGGCCACCGACAGAGAGTCCATGTGGGCGAACAGGCCGGTCTTGTCCGCGTTCTGGCACTCTTTGAGGGCCTTGGTCATCGCCGCGGCCAAGGCCTTGTACTGCTTCTGCCCCTGTGGCTCGAACAGTGACGTTCCAGGCTGCATGCAAGATGGGGGCATCTGATCACGCCACACGGTGGTGCGCGGCTTGTAGGCGACGAGGTCGAACCTGCGCCGCAGTTCGGTGAGGTCGGTCGCAGCGCGCTTCAGGTCGTCGATCCCGTTGGCCCCGGGACCGCCGGGAACCCCCAGCACGCTGCCGATCCGGTGCGCAGACTCGGTGGCGGGCAGCCGGGCCAGGTCCAGTTTGACCTTCGACTCGTCCGGCTTGGCCCAGTCCACCGGCACCTCGATCTCAGCGCACTGCATGCCCGCCGGTATGCCCTGGCCGACGCAGTCCCGCCAGGTCGGCTGCGCATCCCGAGCGGCGGAGGCCCCCGGGGTCATTCCCGCCAGCGCCGCCACCGTTACACCGATGACCAGCCCTCTGGTCCTCGCGCGCCTGCGCCGCTGCTTGGTTGTCGTCATGGTGATCACTCTGGTGACACCGACCGGATGGCCACCACCGGGACGTCCTCCGTTTTGGTTTCGGGATGTCCCCCACGGGCTGTCCGGCTGTTCTCGCGCGAGCGTGTCCGTCAGGCTGGACGGCGTGCGGCGTCTGGCGAGGAGGAGCGTGGACAGGCAAGCAGAGAGGTGGCGTGTGCTGATCACTACTCCGGTGCGGGAGCGGTCGCAGCGTGAGCTCGCTTACGCGCTGATGTTGCCGTTCATGGTGGGAGCCGGCCTGGTCCATCTCGTTCTCGTGCTGCTGAGCGTCATGCTGACGGCGAATCTCGTCGGAGTGCCGATGCTGGCCCTGAGCGTGATGGCGGCCAGAGGGCTCGGCACGGCCAATCGACGGCTGGCACGAGCGTGGGCCGGGGTGCGGGTGCCCGATCCCGGCCCGTTCTGTGCCGGGCCGGGCCTGCTGAACCGGCTCGGCGCGGCGCTCGGTGACGTGACGGGATGGCGCGCCGTCATCCACAGCCTGCTCCGGCTGCCGGTGGCCGTGGTCGCCTGTGCGGCCGCCGCCGCGTTGTGGGGAGGCGGCCTGCTCCTGCTCGGCTGCCCCCTGTGGGCGCAGTTCTCCGCCTTGGCGCACCTGTCTCCCCCCGGCTGGCCGGTTGCGGCGCTGGTGAGCGCGGCCGGACTGGCGCTGCTGCTCCTCGCCCCGTGGGGCGTCCACCTCGCTCTGGCCCCCGAGCGCATGCTCGCCCGTACGCTGCTCGGGCCCGCGCCGGGCGACACCCGGATCCGCCGACTGGAGCAGGCACGGGCGCTGGCCGCAGAGGACGCGATCGCCAGGCTCCGCCGGATCGAGCGAGACCTGCACGACGGGACGGCGGCACGGCTGGTGACGCTGGCCATGAGCCTGGGCATGGCCCAGGACGAGCTCGAGCAGGCCGACCAGCCCGAACGGCTCCAGCGCGCCCGCGTCCTCGTCGACAGCGCGCACCGCAGCGCCAAGGAGACCGTGGCGGAGCTGCGTGACCTGATCCGCGGCATCCACCCGCCGGCACTCGACCAAGGGCTGGAGGTCGCCCTGGCCACGCTCACCGGACGGAGCCCGATCCCCGCCCGGTTCGAAGCCGACCTGCCCGAGCGACCGGCTCCGGCCATCGAGGCCATCGCCTACTTCTGCACGACGGAACTGCTCGCCAACGTGGTCAAGCACAGCGGCGCCAGGCACGCCGCCATCGAGGTACAGGTGCGTGATGGACTGCTGACCCTCCGGGTGCGCGACGACGGCACCGGCGGCGCGGCGATCGGCACCGGATCCGGATTACGCGGACTGGCCGCCCGGGTCCAGACGTTGGACGGCATGATCGACATTCACAGCCCGGCCGGAGGACCTACGGTGATCACAGTCGAACTCCCCCTGCACATCTGAACGGAGCAGTGCATGCGCATCGTGATCGCCGAGGACGCCGTGATGCTCCGGGAGGGCCTGTGCATGCTGCTCACCTCCCGCGACCACGAGGTGGTGGCCGCCGTGGGCGATGGCGACGCGCTCCTGGCCGCCGTGGCGGAACACGGTCCCGACATCGCCGTGGTCGACGTACGCATGCCGCCTACCCACACCGACGAGGGCCTGCGAGCCGCGATCCAGATTCGCCGTGATCACCCAGAGGTGGGCGTGCTGGTGTTCTCCCAGTACATCGAGACGCGTTACGCGACCCAGTTGCTCGCCGGCGGCGCCCATGGCGTGGGATACCTGCTGAAGGAGCGCGTCGCCGACGTCAAGGACTTCCTGGCCGCGCTCGACCAGATCGCGGTCGGGCAGACCGTCCTCGATCCCGAGGTCGTCACCCAGATCATGGGCGCCAGCCGCCGCGCGGAGACCCTGGGCACGCTCACCCCGAGGGAACGCGAGGTGCTGGCCATGATGGCGGAGGGGCGTTCCAACAACTCCATCGCCGCCGCGCTGTTCCTGTCGTACGGCTCGGTGGAGAAGCACGTGACGCAGATCTTCACCAAGCTCGGCCTGTCTCCGTCGGACAACGACCACCGCCGGGTACTCGCCGTCCTGCACTACCTGCAGGCCTGACCATCCCCATCCGCGCTTCCGCGCGGCGGCCAGGATGTTCTGCCGGGAGGCGGCCGACCACTTGCCGACGATCAGCGAGGCGGTGGCCTGGCCGTACTTCAGCGATCCGGCCATGCGCAGCAGATCCGGCCAGCAGCCGGCGATGAGGTCCTCATTCCAGCGCGCGCCCAGCAGCGGCCCGGCGTGCGGATAGCGTTTGGCGATCTCGGTCGGGGTGTCGTCACGGACCAAGGTGACCCGGGTCAGGTCCCGCATCCGCGGGGTCAGTGCCTTGCCCACCAGGTCGAACAGCACAAAATGGTGCCGCCGCCGAACACCTTGGCCAGTCCCAGCTGGCAGTGGTGGTCGACGATATCGGTGTTGGCCTCGCGCAGCGTCTCCTCCCGCACATACCACTCCATCGTCCAGACCAGCACGTCGTAGGACACCCCGGAGGCCTCCGACATCCGGGCCAGGCCCAGGTTCGTGGCCATCGCGATGAGCACGGCGAGGATGTTGCGCTTGGTCTCGGCCGTCTTGGTCAGCTTGCGCCAGCCGGCGTGGGTGAAGCAGTCCAGGAAGTGCGTGCGCGCGTCCAGCTCGATCAGCAGCGAGGCGATCGGCGCGAACGGCAGCATCGGGGCCAGCTCGAAACCGGGACGAACGTAGCGGCAGTGATCATCAACCCGCCACAGGCGGTCAGCCTCCTCCGTTATCGCAGGTCAGAGGCTACTTCGTTGAAAATTTCTGCATTGCTACTGGGACCCCGACCAAGCGCACCTGGGGCGCCTTCTACGGCACCGATCTCGATCCGCCGGAGCACACGCGGCTGCGCCGGATGCTCACCCCGGAGCTCACGATGCGCCGGATGCGCGGGCTCGAGGCGGCTCTGGACGATCTGGAGCGGGCCGGCAAGCCTGCCGACCTGGTGGCGCACTTCGCGCTGCCGGTGCCGTCGCTGGGGATCTGCGAACTGCTGGGTGTGCCGTACGCCGACCGCGCCGAGTTCCAGGACCGGTCCGCTCGCCTGCTGGACACCTCGCTGCCGCTGGAGGAGCAGCTCTCGGCGCGGCGCGAGGACCGGGCCTACATGGCCGGCCTGGTCGCCCGCGCGCAGGCCGACCCGGGCGAGGACATGGTGGGCATGCTGGTACGCGAACACGGCAACGACCTCAGCACCGACGAGCTCATCGGCATCGCCGGACTGCCGCTGCTGGCCCGGCACGAGACCACCTCGAACATGCTCGCCCTGGGAACCCTGGCCCTGCTGCGGCACCCAGACCAGCTCGCCATGATCCGCGACGATCCGGCACAGGTCGAGCCCGCCATTGAGGAACTGCTGCGCTGGCTGTCCATCGTGCACTCACTGCCGCCGCGCACCACCACGACGGATGCGGAGATCGCCGGACAGGCCATCCCCGCAGGCCCCCTCGTGATCTCCTCCCTGCCCGCCGCCAGCCGCGACCCCGCTTTCATCGACAATCCCGACACCCTCGACATCACCCGGGGAGCCGCCGGCCACGTCGCCTCCGGCCACGGCGTGCACCACTGCGTGGGGGCGCCGCTGGCGCCCTCCCGGCCCCACTGCGGCGCTTCCCCGGCCTGCACGCTGCGGGTGACCTGGTGACCTGGTGAGCGGGTGGTCGCTGAGAGCTGACACTTCCCGCAACTCATCGCCACGCTCTCACCGTCTGGAAATCAAGTACTACGTTGAGCGGCTTGCCGCTGTCCGGCACGCAGGCGGGGGAGGCTCCGCGTCAGGCCCGGCCGAGGACGCAGAACTCGTTGCCCTCCGGGTCGGCGAGGACGACCCACGGGACGTCGCCCTGGCCCACATCGGCGAGCGTCGCACCGAGGGACTGCAGCCGGGCCACCTCCGCCGCTTGATCGTCAACGGGGTACGGCAGCAGGTCGATATGGACCCGGTTCCACACGGGCTTCACGTCAGGCGTGCGGAGGAACTCAAGATACGGCCCGACACCCTGGGCGGACCGCAGCCGCGCATGATCGTCGGTAACCTCGTGCAGGGTCCAGTCCACCGCCTCGCCCCAGAACCGCGCCATGGCCCGCGGGTCCGCGCAGTCGACCACCACCGCGGCGATCGGCCCGGTATCGCGGTAGACCTCCCGAGGCTCCAGCACGCGGAACACGTTGCCCTCCGGGTCGGCCAGAACCGTCCATGGCACGTCACCCTGGCCCACATCGGCGGGCGTCGCACCGAGCTCCTTCAGGCGCGCGACCAACTCCGTCTGATGGGCCGCAGAGGTGGTGGCGAGATCGATGTGCACGCGGTACTTCACCGTTTCGGGGTCCGGGACGGTGACGACATCGATGTAGAAGCCGGCGGGGTCCGGCCAGACGAAGCCCTCGGGCTCGAGGTTGGTCACGCCGGGTCCCTCGCTGGACACACCCCAACCAAGCGCCTCCGCCCAAAACCGGCCGAGCGCCGAGTCATCCCGAGCCTTGAAATTCACTTGAACAAGTCGCAGCGCCATGCCGCCAACCCTATGCCCAACAGATAAACCAGGATGAACCACGCGCCTTCGGCTCAACTGGCGGTAACGGGCGGGTCGGGGACTTCGCCGCGCGGCCGAAGGCTTGGGCGGGTGCGGAGGCGGTAGGTGTCGTCGATCGGGTCGAAGATACCGAGCAGGTGGAGGGTCTTGCCCGCGACATCCCGGCGAAGATCGCCCATGCTCCGTAGCGGACAGGCCTGAGGAATTCACGCGTCACAACGGGCGCAGGTGCTCGATCGTGACGTGGTGCTGCTCGGTCAGCCGCCGGCCGATCAACGAGCGGTGGCAGGCCTCAGGGTCGCGCTCGACACAGAGCAGCGCTGCGGTCCCGCTGCTCGGCAGCGCCGCCACGATCGGCGTGAGGTCGGCGCGGTCGAGGATCTCGGTGGTGTAGCGGCGGGTGTACTCGGCAGCGAGTTCGCGGCGCGAGCGCTTGCCGACCCCTTGGCGGTCATCCTCGGCGTACTGGAGCTGGCGTAACTCGGTTGTTGGGGCGAGCTCACGGTGGTGCTCGTAGGCGATCCCGGCATGGGCGAGGGCCGCCTGCAGCCGGCGTGAGTTCGCCCAGGCGTACTCGGGTCCGCGGACACCGCGGCGCTGGCGTACGTCGAGCAGCAGACGAACGTCCGCGTGCCGCAGTCGTTGCAGGAAGGACTCGCCGCCGAAGCCATAGACGCCGATTGTCACCAACCTGAGCACCGGAAATCACCCACCTGCCTCCTACTCGTGCCGCCTCCGGCAGCCCTGCCGGAGGCGGCGAGATCGCATCACGCGACGGCGGTCCCCTCAAGCTCGACCATCAGGTCGGGGATCGCCAGCCGTGTCACGCCGAGCATCGTGGTGGACGGTGCCACCCCGGCGGCGCCCAACCGCGACGCCAGCACGCCGTAGTGCTCGAAGAGCCGATCGACGTCGGTGGTGTAGACG from Nonomuraea polychroma encodes the following:
- a CDS encoding alpha/beta fold hydrolase, with the translated sequence MTTTKQRRRRARTRGLVIGVTVAALAGMTPGASAARDAQPTWRDCVGQGIPAGMQCAEIEVPVDWAKPDESKVKLDLARLPATESAHRIGSVLGVPGGPGANGIDDLKRAATDLTELRRRFDLVAYKPRTTVWRDQMPPSCMQPGTSLFEPQGQKQYKALAAAMTKALKECQNADKTGLFAHMDSLSVARDMDAVREALGEERLSFMANSYGGVPAAAYARLFPQRIRAMYLDGTINQVDGWRDQTLRTLPVLERVFTRFTTWCADTPACALHGQDAGAVWRKLIRDADRRPIPVTSSEFGKGELTGWHLRSFGFIGDPGPNNSRWLAFAEAVNKARGGDGSGFADFALGNARIWAAPGALAMTCADDRGYSSYAQLRKFRRQAEKISPNFGGASFDALGCTGWPLPVANPSRPLLTRGLPPFLGVGSTWGDYAWTESFTRMIPGSVTVGYDGPGHVMYLSGKTCPIQHATTYLTDLRLPKPGTTCPAE
- a CDS encoding sensor histidine kinase, whose protein sequence is MDRQAERWRVLITTPVRERSQRELAYALMLPFMVGAGLVHLVLVLLSVMLTANLVGVPMLALSVMAARGLGTANRRLARAWAGVRVPDPGPFCAGPGLLNRLGAALGDVTGWRAVIHSLLRLPVAVVACAAAAALWGGGLLLLGCPLWAQFSALAHLSPPGWPVAALVSAAGLALLLLAPWGVHLALAPERMLARTLLGPAPGDTRIRRLEQARALAAEDAIARLRRIERDLHDGTAARLVTLAMSLGMAQDELEQADQPERLQRARVLVDSAHRSAKETVAELRDLIRGIHPPALDQGLEVALATLTGRSPIPARFEADLPERPAPAIEAIAYFCTTELLANVVKHSGARHAAIEVQVRDGLLTLRVRDDGTGGAAIGTGSGLRGLAARVQTLDGMIDIHSPAGGPTVITVELPLHI
- a CDS encoding LuxR C-terminal-related transcriptional regulator yields the protein MRIVIAEDAVMLREGLCMLLTSRDHEVVAAVGDGDALLAAVAEHGPDIAVVDVRMPPTHTDEGLRAAIQIRRDHPEVGVLVFSQYIETRYATQLLAGGAHGVGYLLKERVADVKDFLAALDQIAVGQTVLDPEVVTQIMGASRRAETLGTLTPREREVLAMMAEGRSNNSIAAALFLSYGSVEKHVTQIFTKLGLSPSDNDHRRVLAVLHYLQA
- a CDS encoding transposase, which translates into the protein MLPFAPIASLLIELDARTHFLDCFTHAGWRKLTKTAETKRNILAVLIAMATNLGLARMSEASGVSYDVLVWTMEWYVREETLREANTDIVDHHCQLGLAKVFGGGTILCCSTWWARH
- a CDS encoding cytochrome P450 — protein: MRGLEAALDDLERAGKPADLVAHFALPVPSLGICELLGVPYADRAEFQDRSARLLDTSLPLEEQLSARREDRAYMAGLVARAQADPGEDMVGMLVREHGNDLSTDELIGIAGLPLLARHETTSNMLALGTLALLRHPDQLAMIRDDPAQVEPAIEELLRWLSIVHSLPPRTTTTDAEIAGQAIPAGPLVISSLPAASRDPAFIDNPDTLDITRGAAGHVASGHGVHHCVGAPLAPSRPHCGASPACTLRVTW
- a CDS encoding VOC family protein, translating into MALRLVQVNFKARDDSALGRFWAEALGWGVSSEGPGVTNLEPEGFVWPDPAGFYIDVVTVPDPETVKYRVHIDLATTSAAHQTELVARLKELGATPADVGQGDVPWTVLADPEGNVFRVLEPREVYRDTGPIAAVVVDCADPRAMARFWGEAVDWTLHEVTDDHARLRSAQGVGPYLEFLRTPDVKPVWNRVHIDLLPYPVDDQAAEVARLQSLGATLADVGQGDVPWVVLADPEGNEFCVLGRA
- a CDS encoding DUF488 domain-containing protein, with protein sequence MLRLVTIGVYGFGGESFLQRLRHADVRLLLDVRQRRGVRGPEYAWANSRRLQAALAHAGIAYEHHRELAPTTELRQLQYAEDDRQGVGKRSRRELAAEYTRRYTTEILDRADLTPIVAALPSSGTAALLCVERDPEACHRSLIGRRLTEQHHVTIEHLRPL